The Natrinema pellirubrum DSM 15624 region GAATCTGCTCGTCGCCCTCCGCTACTTCCGCGTGCAGGTTGGATAGTTCGAGACGTGCCATAGTACTCTGTCACTCGAACGATGGGCCGTATGACTGATAACGGTTTCGTATCCAATTGGATACAGTCCTGCATTAGCAAAATAAGTTTCCCATTCGAAAACCAGCCTTTGGGTAGATGGAGAAATACCGCCATATAGACCCCTATTCCCCGATGGGATCGGCAGGGCCACAGGAACGGATTACGGGGCTGTTCGAACCCCGAAGACGGCGGGAAAACTCGTCGGAACGGCTGCGATAAGAAGCGACGACCGGGACCGAAGCGTCCCGACGTGCTACATAAAGGAGTCGAGACCTTTCTGTTCCTGGCCGTTTTTCACTTCGTCCCAGGAGATGTCCAGTGCTTCGAGGATGCGCTCGATCGGCCCCTGCAAGGTCTTCTCGAGCATCTTCTCGTAGTCGACCGCGAACGCCTCGGGGATCTGGTCCTCGTACTCGAAACAGATCACGTCGGGATCGCGCTTGAACGCACCGTAGAGCGGGTCAGTCCGGGCGTCGAACCCTTCCTCCGCCTCGAGCCGTTCGAAGAACGATGGATCGACCCGCTCGAGATAGAGTCGCTTGGGCTTGCTGCCCCGCTGGAAGTTGGTGCCGAGCAGCAGGTTGGCATACTTGGCGCCGCGGACCTGTGCCGTGTCGGTGTCGTAGTTGTCGAGTCGCTTGCCGATCCCGCCGGGGATGGCGATCTCCTCGAGGGAGATCTCGCCCGCCAACACGTCTTCGATGACGCCGTTGACGTACTCCTTGGCACCCTCGATGTCGCCCTCGCGGACGATCATCTCGATGACGCGGTGCTGGACCTCCTTGGTGATCGGTGCGATATCGGACCGCTGGTACTCGAAGCCGACGATGTCGACGTCGTTGACGTCCTTGCCTTCCTTCCAGGTGATGTGGCCCGCGTAGCGTTTCTTCTTGCCCGCCTGGAAGAACCGCCGGTAGAGCTTCTCGAACTCGATCTGGAAGCGATGGAACTCAGCGTTCAGATCGTCTTTCGCGAAGTCGTCGTAGCGGCCGTTGATGTACTCCTCGATCTCAAAGGACTGCTCGAGAGCCTCTTCCTTGGGCACGTCGGGGCCCAACTCGAGCATGACGCTGTCCGTGTCCCCGTAGGTGACTTGGTAGTCCAGTTCCTGTGCGGCCGAGTCAGTAAACTCGATGACTTCGCGACCGGTGGCGGTGATCGCCGAGGCGGCCTCCTTGTCGTAGAGCCGGAACTGCTCCCAGCCGGAGACGCCGTACAGCGACTGACCGACGAACTGGAACTTCCCGTTTCGACCTGCGAGCAGCGTGTGATTATCCTCGACAGTGACACAGTAGACGCCGTTTTCGGCCGTGCTTCGGGAGGAACTCCGGTGCATCCGAAGCGTATTCTTCGACTCTTCAGTAACGTAGATCCGCCACGTGCCGCTGTCTCGACTGTAGTTGGCCGTTAAACCAAGGTGCGCACAGAGTCGAAGGACATCATCTCGAAGCCGGTCGCTGGATGTGGAGTAGCGCCATGAATTTACCTGACGGTCGCCATCGCCGTCGATGAGTCCCTCGAGGAACCGTCGTTTCTGTCGGCGACTGCAATCGAAGACGAACTCCGGGATTCGCTTCTCGAAGCTCCCGTCCCCACAGAGAGACCGCAGCAGATTACCGAGAAGCTTCGACGTGACCGAATACGAACGGTCGTCGACGTAGTAGTCGAATCCCATATCGTCGAGTAGTTCGCCGATCGTCGCGTGGTGATTACCACCCCCATCGGTCATGGGGAGTTTTTCCTGTGCAAGTTGTATTTTCGTCGCCGATCCACGGAAGTTCTCGCCGAACTGCTTGTCTTCAGACGTGTAGACGTTCCCCTCCGTCACGAACCATGCCAGCAGGTCGAGGAAGTCATCGCCATCGTACGTCCGTGGAATCCACTTCCGGCCGGATTCTCGGTGGACGAAGCTCGTCTCACAGACACTTTCGATATATTCACGGTGTTCTTCGAACTCCTCGGCAGTGAAGACGTACCCCGTTTTCCCGATATCGGCCTTCGGAACACGACGGGGAGTCCAACCGAGTTCTGCGGTGAACGTCCGACCATGAACCGACGGTCGGACCCAAACCTCGTATTCACCGTCTATCAGTTCCGTGAGATCGACTTCCGCTAGTTCCTCTCCGCCGGGCCCGTCCCAATCGTGTGGTAGCTCGTAGTTCGTTGCTCGGTCGAGGTCCCCGGCCTCGACGAACCCGTATTCGTCCTCGGTGATCCCGTTCGTCTCGTTCTTGCGGACGAGCATCCGGTGGTTCGGCGTAACGCGGAAGTCGATTTTGCTCGTCTCGATGTCTATTAGGTCACCGTCGTAGTCGGGATAGTCGTGCGTTTCGACGACGGGCTTAACCTCTAGTTCTTCCGTCTCCGGATCGAGTGAATACACCTCGTCACCGACCTCGAGGTCGGTGATATCGCGAACGCCGTTCGGAGTCAAGACCTCCGTATCCGGCGTAAAGCAGTTCATGATGACCTTTACCGCGCCCTGCTGACGGTCGTACTGTTCGTACTCTGGCGAGCCGGGTTCGTGCTGGTCTCGCAGTTCCTTTTTCTCCTCGCGCTCGGCGAGCAGTTCCGTGATCATCTCGCGGTTGACGCCGTCGGGTTCCTTCCGGAAGTGGGTCCCCGTCGGCGCAACGTAGGTCTCCCCGTCGTACTCGTCGGGGTCGACTTTCGTTTCCGGGGAGGCGTTGATCGTCGTCATACACATCGGGTACAGCGACTTCAGGTCCAGTACGGTGACGTTCTCCTTGACGCCCGTGATGGGCTCGAACACCGCGCCACCCTCGTATTCCTCGCCGGCCTCCTGTTGGCCCTTCGAGGGCAGCGCGAAGCGGCCGTGGGCCTCATGGAGGACGTACATGTCGACCGCATCGCCCGGCGTCGGCGCGTCCTCGAGTTTGCAGCCGACGAACGCCCGGACTTCGTCCCAGAAGGGGATGATCTCCTGCTGGCGGTCGAGTTCGACACAGAGTTCGACGTCCCGGAGGTTGTACGCGAGCAGTTGGGTCGGGTCCTCCTCCCAGAGGTCGCCGATATCGCCGGCGTAGCGTTCCTTGCCGACGCCCAGCTCCGCCTCGCCGACGGCGTCGAGCCGGTAGGAATCCAGCTCGGAGAAGACCATCCGCTGATAGCCATAGAGCAGGTCGAAGACGACGCGACCCTTGATGTCCGGGCCGCCCCAGTTGCTGCGCCAGACCTCGTCGACGCGTGAGAGCCGATCGATCGAGAGGTCGTACTCGTGGTGGGACCCGGCGAGTTCCTCGAGTCGGTCGAGGAAATAGGGCGCGTCGAAGTCCTCGAAGTTCCAGCCGGTCAGGACGTCGGGGTCGGTCTCGTCGACGTACTCGATGAAGGCCTCGAGCATGGCCTCCTCTTCCTCGAAACTGCGGACCTCGTGGTCGATCTCGCCCTCGATCGGGTCGTAGTCGTCGATCTCGGCCGGAGTCTCGCCGTCGCCGATCGGGGCCTCGTAGAGCCACATCACGTACTCGTCGCGGTAGGAGTCGTGGCTGGTGAGACAGACGATCGGCTCCTCGCCGTCCTCGGGAAAGCCCGACCGGTCGTCGACCTCGATGTCGAAGGTGTTGATGCGGGGGTCGGCGTCGACGTCGACCGGTTCGACCTCGTCGTGGGGGACGACCAGCGAGTCGTCCTCGGCCCGTCGTTCGGGTACCCGCATTCCGCTGCGGATGTCCTTGTCGATCAGAAAGCGGTTCGGGAACAGGATATCGGCTTCGTAGTGTTCGAAGTCGTCGCGGACCTGCCCGACGTCGCGGGGGGTCTGGCCGAAGATTTTGGTGAGTCTCTCCCCCCGGATGCTCTCGTAGGGGTCGCCGTCGTGGTCGTACTCCCTGCTGCCGGTCAGTCGGTCGTACTCTTCCGCCGGCGGTCGCTCGAGGCTCTCCGTCGGCGCGTAGAAGTAGGGTTTGAAACCGACGATCTGGACGTGTTCGAGTTCCTCATCGGGGGTACGCCCGAACACGTGCATGATGGGTCGTTCCTCGTCGCCGTAGCCGACGATGGTGTAGTCGACCTGCATCACGGCGAGTTCGAGGTCGCCCTCGGATTCGGGGAGGGTTTCCTCGACGACGTCGATCACCTCCGCGGCGTCGCTACCGCCGTTGCCGGCGACGGCGACGGCCTCTTCCTCCGGCCGGTCGTCGGCTGCCTCGGAGTCGCCGCCGAACTCCGTGAGTCCGGTCTGGCCCGCCTCAGTCATGGTACTCCGGTTGGCAGTCGCCGGATAAAAACCCCTGCAATCCCCGCCCGCGAAGGGCTCGCGGCGGGTCGTTCGGAAGGGGGCGGCCATTGCGAACAGTCACGCGCAGGACACGGTCTCATCGGACCAGCGAGACGGCGTTCGAGGGAACACTTGCGGGGGCAACAAGACATATAACGTGGTAACACTTAGCATGCGTTCAGGTGATCGATGTGTCCACCTACCTAAACGACGACGCGACGGACCGGCGCGAACCGAGTAGCCAGCCGGCGGGGACTGCGACCATCGAGTCCTACGAGACCGAGGACGGCGTCGTCTTCTATGACGCCGAGAACCCGCTCGCCTGGGTGGAAACCTCCCGGACGCTTACCCTCTCAGAACTGGCCTGATACGGTCCGTTGTACCGAGCCCGGTGCAACCGCAAGGCGGTCGGGGTTGCACCGTAAATGACGTACAACAGGCCGTATGAACCGGCCGCGAAGCGAACGCTTTTCCTTCCGCTGCCCGACGGTTCGCGTGTGGTCTTCGACCGGACCGAGAACGAACCCGAGGAGTGGGACCCCGAAGAGGAGTACTACGACCCCGACAGCGACGGGTTGACCATCCCACAGGTGTCGGGAGACGACGGTCCGGACGATCTCGATGACCTCTCGAGCGCGATCGAACCCCCCGAAGTGGAGATGGGGGAAACGGACGCATCCGCGGACCTCCTCCAGACCTTCTGGGCGCTCGTGTTGGTTCTCAACGCCGCCGTTCTGGCCGTCTCGCTTGGGTCCCTCATGCTGGTGTTCGAGGGAGGCTCGACACACGCGGTTGCACTGGTCGTCGCCGGCGTGGTACTGTTCGGGTTCGCCGTCCGGCGCTACCGGCGGTTTCGCGATGGGGCCGACGAACCCGACGAGGCCGATCCCGACCCGTCATCGGACTCCGACGGGGGAGAGTCTGGCGCTGCGGTGGAGGCCGACGGCCAGCCGGCCGAGACGGCATCCGACGACGCGGCCGAAACTACTTCAGGGTCGGTGACCCAACGCCAGTCACCGAACGGAAACGACCGCTCATGAACACAGTCGAGGACGATACCGGAAAGCGGTACCTGCTTCGCAAACGCTCCGAGGGCGCGAGCCTGGTCCGCGATCCCGAAACCGGCAACGAGTGTTACATCCGAAACGACCGCCTCGAGGCCGTCGATCAAACGGCCCTCGAGACGGCAGCACAAAGCGTCCCAGACCCGGTTCTTACCCTCCTGACGAACGTTCACGACGCGGAGACGCTTGGCCTCCTCATCGAACTCACCGAGCGGGGGCCGCTCGGGGTCCGGACCCTGCTCGACGCCTACGACTTCTGCGAGAGCGACCTGCACGGCCGCCTGACGGTCCTCTCGGCCGCCGGCCTGCTCGAGGAGACCGAGGTCGCGGGGGAACGCGGGTATCGAGTGACCGCAGACTGCGAGACGGCGCTCGAGACGATCCGACCGACCGTCGACTCGACGGCCGAGTCGGATGACGACACCGCCTGAGCGGGCGGTCCCGTTTCCTCAGTCCGACGCGAGCAGTTCCGACTCGGGCGGCTGGCCTCGCTCGAGTCGCGAGCGGTTCGACGTGGCGTCCTTTTCGACGCGGACGAGCGAGTCGGCCGCGCCGACGAGTTCCTCGTCGTGGCTGACGACGACGATCTGTTCGACGCCGAAGTCGTTGCGCATCGACTCGATCAGCGAGACCAGTTGCGTGACGTGGCCCGAATCGAGGAAGACCGTCGGCTCGTCTAAGATCAGCGGCGGCATCGGTGCCGATCCCTCGACGCCCTCCGCGAGCAGCCGGTAGATCGCACACCGCAGACTGAGGTTGAACAGCGCCCGCTCGCCGCCCGAGAGCTGTTCGGGTTCGAGGGCCTCGCCGTCCTTCTGATAGACCGTCAATCGATAGTCGCCGTCCAGATCGATCGCGGCGTAGGAATCGTTCTGATAGACCAGTTCGAACGTCTCGTTGAGCAATCGCTCTAACGTCTCGACGTTGCGCTGGCGCAGTTCCGCGCGCAACTCGCCGTAGGTGGTCTGGAGCGTCTCGGCCTCCTCGTACAGCGACTCGAGACGCTCACACCGTTCTTCGACGGTTTCGAGTTCCTCGCGTCGTTCCTCGAGTTCCGCGAGTTCGTTCTCGGCGGCACCGATCGCGTTCTGAATCTCGTCGCGCTGGGCCTCGAGTTCGTCGAGTTTCCCGTCGACCTTGTCGATGTACTGCTCGGCGTTGGCCTTGTCCTCGCGGGCGGTCTCGACGCGGTCCTCGTCGAACTCCGACTCGAGGTCGCGCTTGCGGTCGCGCTTTTCCGAGAGCGTCTCGCGGCGCTCGTCGTTCATCGTCTCCCAGTCGGCTCGCCGCTCGCGCAGGTTCTCGATCTCCGTCTCGAGAGCGGCCTGCTCGTCGGTGATCTCCGAGATTCGCTCGAGCGTCTCGAGCGTCTCTTTGATCTCCCCCCGCTCGGTGTTGATTTCGCCGAGTTCCGCCCGGGCATCGGCGACCTCGTCCTCGCGGTCTGTGGCTGCCGCCCGTTTCTCCTCGGCCTCGGCCTCGTACTCCTCGGCGTCGTCACGGAGCCGATCGCGCTGCTCGCGCCGGTCCGCGAGGCTCTCGCGTTTTTCCGCGAGCAGTTGTTCGATGTTGTCCCGGTTTTCCTCGAGCCGGTCGACCCGCCGCTCGGCGTCTCGCAGTTCCTCGGCGCGATCGATCCGCTCGTCTATCTCGTCGCGCTCGGTCTCGAGAGTCGCCCGCTCGGCTTCGAGGTCGGCGAGTTCCTCCCGGCGATCACCCAGGACATCCACGTGCGGTGAGTCCTCGACCGGCTGGCCGCACTCGGGACACTTCCCTTCCTCGAGCAGTCGTTCGCCATCCTCGATCGCGTTCTCGGCAGTCCTGATATCGGCGGTGACGTCGTTGATTCGCGACACCAGTTCGTCGCGCTCGGTCTCGAGGTCCTCGAGGTATGATTCGGCCGCGCCGAACTCGACCGGCGCGTCGTCGAACGTCGCCTGCGCGGATTCGATGTCGTCGTCGAGGTCGTCGAGTTTCGCCTCGCGATCCGCGATGGCTGCCTCGTCGGCCTCGATCTGTTCCTCGAGGTCGTCGGCCTCCTTCCGGGCCGCTTCGGCGTTTTCCTCGAGGTCGTCGGCCTCCTCACGGAGCCGCTCGACCTCGTTGTTCCCCTCCGTGATCGTCACGCGAACGTCTTCGAGTTCGTCCCGGAGTTCCTCGTCGCGGTCCTCGAGGTCGTCGATGTGGTCCTGAACCACTGTTTCGTCGGGTTCGTCGACCTCGAGATCGACGGCCGCAACGAGGTCGGCGCGCTCGTCTGCGAGTTCCTCGCGTCGGTCTCGGATCTCGCTGATCTCGTCGCCGGCCTCGTCGCGCTTGCGCTCGGTGTCGCTGATCTTCGAGCGCAACTCCTCGATCTCCTCGTCGAGCGTTGCGATCTCCTCGCGGGTCTCCTCGTGACGTTCGAGGACGTCCACCGCGGCTTCCAGGGTTTCTTGGGCCTGCTCGCGCTGTGTCTCGTAGTGATCGATCTCCTCTGTGACGTCGTTCCGGTTGGACTCGAGGCTGTTCAACCGCTCGTGGAGGTCCTTCTTTTCTTTCTCCTGAACCTTTCGTCGGACGTTTTCGAGGATCTCCCGCTGGCCGTCGAGTACCGTTTTGACGCCGAGTCGGGCCTCGCTGGCCCGCTCGCGGTAGTCCTCGAGCGCGCCCAGTTGGAGGAGGTCGTCGATCATGTCCTGGCGGTCGCTCGGCGAGGCGTGGATGAGCTTGTTGACCTCGCCCTGGCGGACGTACGCGCAGTTGACGAACGCCTCGGCGTCCATCCGCAGGAGTTCCGTGACTTCGCGGCGGACGTCGCGGGCCCCCTCGATCGTCTCCATTGGCGTCTCGAGGACGCACTTGGTCGTAGTCGCGCGGTCGCCGCGCAGTTTGAGCCGGCGCTCAATGTGGTACTCGTGGCCGTCGTGGGTGAACCAGAGTTCGACCTCGGCCTCCTCCTCGCCGGTCGTGATCACGTCGTCGAGGGTGCGGTCGTCCAAGGCCTTCGAGCCGTAGAGCGCGAAGAAGACCGCCTCGAGCAGCGTCGACTTCCCGCTGCCGTTGACGCCGTGGACGACGGTGACCCCGCGCTCGAGCGTCAGGTCGGCGTCGCCGTAACACTTGAAATTCAGCAGGCGAACGCGGTCGACCCTCACGCGAAATCACCCAGCGAGGCGGTGTCGGCGTCAGCGTCGGCGTCGTCGTCCGCTCGGGCGTCTCCCTCTCCGGACCCGTCGGCCGCATCGGCGACTGCACCGTCCTCGTCGGTGGCCGCCCCACCGTCGCCGTCGGCGGCCGTCGGCTCCGTCTCACCGTCGGCTCCGGCACCGCTCGAGTCGGCTTCCGCCGTCTCGAGTTCGTCGGCGACCGTCGTCACGTCGTCGTCGGCTGGCTCCCGGTCGGGCGCGGGCTCGAGCGCCGACGTGTCCTCCTCGAGGAGGTCCCGGACCCGGCGTTCGACGCGCTCGCGGACGTTCGCGTCGGCCAGGTCGTCGGTCCGGACGGTTTCGTCGATCTCGCGGGCGGCGTCGCTCAGGCCCAGTTCGCGCACCCGCTCGCGGACGGCGGCGTCGGGGTCGGCGAAGCTCACCGAGACATCCTCGTCCTCGTCGGGTAGCTCCCGGCGGTCGTTGACCCGGGCGACCAGCGCCCCGCGATCGATCGCGAGTTCCTCGATCGCAGCGGGGGTGATCGGCCGGCCCTCGCCCTCGACGGTGATGATAACGACCGCGTCCGCGAGGTCGTGCTGGCGGACCCGCTCCTGAACGCGGTCGACGCCCTCGCCTTCGGCCAGGTCCACGTCGACGAAGACGAACTCGCGGGTGTCGGTCAGCCCGCGGCGACTGATCGCGACCTCGTCGTCGAAATCCACGAGGTTGTAGCCCCGGTCCGCGCGCTCGCTGGCGCTCGCTCGCTCGGTCGACCCGCAGTAGGTGACCCAGGTGTCACGCACCTCGGCGGTATCCGGTTTGTGGTTGTCCCCCACTAGGAGGGCGTCGAAATCGACCGTCGACGCCGCGAGGACGGTGTCCGTATCCCAGTCCGCGTGCGCGAACGGTTCGAAGAGACCGTGGCTCACGAGGGTCGCATGGTCGGCCTCGGCGGGGACGGGATCGAACTCGTACTCGAGGTCCTCACGCCGGGACCGGGGGACGAAGTCGAGGCCGTAGACGGCGACGTCGTCGACGACGACCGGTTCGGCACCGAGTCGCGTCGCGAGGCCGAGATCGGCGAAGAGATCGAGCCACTGGGCGTCGCGTTTCGACTCGTGGTTGCCGACGACGGCCAGAAAGGGGATTTCGGCCGCCGAGAGTGTTCGGAGGATATCGACGGTGCCCTGCAGGTCGACGAGGCTCGGCCGGCGGTCGTGAAAGAGGTCGCCGGCGTGGATCACCGCATCGACGTCATCGGCGACGGCGTCCTCGACGACCGAGCGGAAGGCCTCGAGGAAGTCCCGTCGTCGCTCGGGCGAGTTGTACTGCTGGTACCCGATGTGGGTATCGCCCGTATGGATAACCCGCGTCATTGGCCAGTCGTTGGCGAGCCCGCCCTAAAGGGGTTCGGTGATCGAGGTGAAAGTAAACCGGCCGGTCCGAACGGCGGCGAGACCCGACAGACCGAGGGAAGCGTCGG contains the following coding sequences:
- the rad50 gene encoding DNA double-strand break repair ATPase Rad50 — its product is MRVDRVRLLNFKCYGDADLTLERGVTVVHGVNGSGKSTLLEAVFFALYGSKALDDRTLDDVITTGEEEAEVELWFTHDGHEYHIERRLKLRGDRATTTKCVLETPMETIEGARDVRREVTELLRMDAEAFVNCAYVRQGEVNKLIHASPSDRQDMIDDLLQLGALEDYRERASEARLGVKTVLDGQREILENVRRKVQEKEKKDLHERLNSLESNRNDVTEEIDHYETQREQAQETLEAAVDVLERHEETREEIATLDEEIEELRSKISDTERKRDEAGDEISEIRDRREELADERADLVAAVDLEVDEPDETVVQDHIDDLEDRDEELRDELEDVRVTITEGNNEVERLREEADDLEENAEAARKEADDLEEQIEADEAAIADREAKLDDLDDDIESAQATFDDAPVEFGAAESYLEDLETERDELVSRINDVTADIRTAENAIEDGERLLEEGKCPECGQPVEDSPHVDVLGDRREELADLEAERATLETERDEIDERIDRAEELRDAERRVDRLEENRDNIEQLLAEKRESLADRREQRDRLRDDAEEYEAEAEEKRAAATDREDEVADARAELGEINTERGEIKETLETLERISEITDEQAALETEIENLRERRADWETMNDERRETLSEKRDRKRDLESEFDEDRVETAREDKANAEQYIDKVDGKLDELEAQRDEIQNAIGAAENELAELEERREELETVEERCERLESLYEEAETLQTTYGELRAELRQRNVETLERLLNETFELVYQNDSYAAIDLDGDYRLTVYQKDGEALEPEQLSGGERALFNLSLRCAIYRLLAEGVEGSAPMPPLILDEPTVFLDSGHVTQLVSLIESMRNDFGVEQIVVVSHDEELVGAADSLVRVEKDATSNRSRLERGQPPESELLASD
- a CDS encoding DUF7322 domain-containing protein, with protein sequence MTYNRPYEPAAKRTLFLPLPDGSRVVFDRTENEPEEWDPEEEYYDPDSDGLTIPQVSGDDGPDDLDDLSSAIEPPEVEMGETDASADLLQTFWALVLVLNAAVLAVSLGSLMLVFEGGSTHAVALVVAGVVLFGFAVRRYRRFRDGADEPDEADPDPSSDSDGGESGAAVEADGQPAETASDDAAETTSGSVTQRQSPNGNDRS
- the mre11 gene encoding DNA double-strand break repair protein Mre11, encoding MTRVIHTGDTHIGYQQYNSPERRRDFLEAFRSVVEDAVADDVDAVIHAGDLFHDRRPSLVDLQGTVDILRTLSAAEIPFLAVVGNHESKRDAQWLDLFADLGLATRLGAEPVVVDDVAVYGLDFVPRSRREDLEYEFDPVPAEADHATLVSHGLFEPFAHADWDTDTVLAASTVDFDALLVGDNHKPDTAEVRDTWVTYCGSTERASASERADRGYNLVDFDDEVAISRRGLTDTREFVFVDVDLAEGEGVDRVQERVRQHDLADAVVIITVEGEGRPITPAAIEELAIDRGALVARVNDRRELPDEDEDVSVSFADPDAAVRERVRELGLSDAAREIDETVRTDDLADANVRERVERRVRDLLEEDTSALEPAPDREPADDDVTTVADELETAEADSSGAGADGETEPTAADGDGGAATDEDGAVADAADGSGEGDARADDDADADADTASLGDFA
- a CDS encoding DUF7331 family protein, which encodes MIDVSTYLNDDATDRREPSSQPAGTATIESYETEDGVVFYDAENPLAWVETSRTLTLSELA
- a CDS encoding DUF7346 family protein; this translates as MNTVEDDTGKRYLLRKRSEGASLVRDPETGNECYIRNDRLEAVDQTALETAAQSVPDPVLTLLTNVHDAETLGLLIELTERGPLGVRTLLDAYDFCESDLHGRLTVLSAAGLLEETEVAGERGYRVTADCETALETIRPTVDSTAESDDDTA
- a CDS encoding intein-containing DNA polymerase II, translating into MTEAGQTGLTEFGGDSEAADDRPEEEAVAVAGNGGSDAAEVIDVVEETLPESEGDLELAVMQVDYTIVGYGDEERPIMHVFGRTPDEELEHVQIVGFKPYFYAPTESLERPPAEEYDRLTGSREYDHDGDPYESIRGERLTKIFGQTPRDVGQVRDDFEHYEADILFPNRFLIDKDIRSGMRVPERRAEDDSLVVPHDEVEPVDVDADPRINTFDIEVDDRSGFPEDGEEPIVCLTSHDSYRDEYVMWLYEAPIGDGETPAEIDDYDPIEGEIDHEVRSFEEEEAMLEAFIEYVDETDPDVLTGWNFEDFDAPYFLDRLEELAGSHHEYDLSIDRLSRVDEVWRSNWGGPDIKGRVVFDLLYGYQRMVFSELDSYRLDAVGEAELGVGKERYAGDIGDLWEEDPTQLLAYNLRDVELCVELDRQQEIIPFWDEVRAFVGCKLEDAPTPGDAVDMYVLHEAHGRFALPSKGQQEAGEEYEGGAVFEPITGVKENVTVLDLKSLYPMCMTTINASPETKVDPDEYDGETYVAPTGTHFRKEPDGVNREMITELLAEREEKKELRDQHEPGSPEYEQYDRQQGAVKVIMNCFTPDTEVLTPNGVRDITDLEVGDEVYSLDPETEELEVKPVVETHDYPDYDGDLIDIETSKIDFRVTPNHRMLVRKNETNGITEDEYGFVEAGDLDRATNYELPHDWDGPGGEELAEVDLTELIDGEYEVWVRPSVHGRTFTAELGWTPRRVPKADIGKTGYVFTAEEFEEHREYIESVCETSFVHRESGRKWIPRTYDGDDFLDLLAWFVTEGNVYTSEDKQFGENFRGSATKIQLAQEKLPMTDGGGNHHATIGELLDDMGFDYYVDDRSYSVTSKLLGNLLRSLCGDGSFEKRIPEFVFDCSRRQKRRFLEGLIDGDGDRQVNSWRYSTSSDRLRDDVLRLCAHLGLTANYSRDSGTWRIYVTEESKNTLRMHRSSSRSTAENGVYCVTVEDNHTLLAGRNGKFQFVGQSLYGVSGWEQFRLYDKEAASAITATGREVIEFTDSAAQELDYQVTYGDTDSVMLELGPDVPKEEALEQSFEIEEYINGRYDDFAKDDLNAEFHRFQIEFEKLYRRFFQAGKKKRYAGHITWKEGKDVNDVDIVGFEYQRSDIAPITKEVQHRVIEMIVREGDIEGAKEYVNGVIEDVLAGEISLEEIAIPGGIGKRLDNYDTDTAQVRGAKYANLLLGTNFQRGSKPKRLYLERVDPSFFERLEAEEGFDARTDPLYGAFKRDPDVICFEYEDQIPEAFAVDYEKMLEKTLQGPIERILEALDISWDEVKNGQEQKGLDSFM